A single window of Candidatus Binataceae bacterium DNA harbors:
- the secE gene encoding preprotein translocase subunit SecE, with protein sequence MANLKSYLEQGTTFVQESWTELSKVHFPSPRETMQATLVVVGLTLVIALWLGMADMVATHAVRWMLG encoded by the coding sequence ATGGCTAATCTTAAAAGTTACCTCGAACAGGGCACGACGTTTGTCCAGGAATCCTGGACAGAGCTATCCAAGGTCCACTTTCCGTCGCCGCGCGAAACTATGCAGGCGACGCTGGTGGTGGTGGGGCTGACGCTGGTGATTGCGCTGTGGCTCGGAATGGCCGACATGGTGGCAACCCACGCGGTCCGCTGGATGCTGGGTTGA
- the rpmG gene encoding 50S ribosomal protein L33, whose product MRDLIGLQCDGCKRRNYTTSRNKKRQTEKLEIKKFCPSCRSHTAHKEVKV is encoded by the coding sequence ATGAGAGACTTGATCGGACTGCAATGCGACGGCTGTAAACGGCGCAACTACACGACCAGCCGGAACAAGAAGCGGCAGACGGAAAAATTGGAGATTAAGAAATTCTGCCCCAGTTGCCGGAGTCATACCGCGCATAAAGAGGTCAAAGTATAG
- the rlmB gene encoding 23S rRNA (guanosine(2251)-2'-O)-methyltransferase RlmB, producing MRNRGRRRFNSTQDSTVPRPHNGPRPVRGGPERRAPQPPRAAQGEIIFGVEPVRELIAASPAAIQALFVKSGAYERFGGEIEAVREAGGRVVKAEDADLARMAGSEGRHQGIIATVREYSYAPLEQLLEQKPDPLLIVDGVTDPRNLGAIMRSAECAGVRGIVLARDRTSGVTPAAVKASAGAWIHLQIARCGNVAQTLEALKAQGYWVVALAPHGDTPLYEVDVTRRLAIVLGSEDRGVREIVKSNADFVVSIPMRGRVGSLNVSVAAAVTLFEIGRRRDRGDAGGGDASASDAASGI from the coding sequence ATGAGAAATCGTGGACGGCGGCGCTTCAATTCGACCCAGGATTCGACTGTGCCGCGACCGCATAACGGACCGCGGCCGGTGCGCGGCGGTCCCGAGCGCAGAGCGCCGCAGCCGCCCCGCGCGGCGCAGGGTGAGATTATCTTTGGCGTCGAGCCGGTGCGCGAGCTGATCGCCGCGTCGCCGGCGGCGATCCAGGCGTTGTTCGTGAAGAGCGGCGCCTACGAGCGCTTCGGTGGCGAGATCGAAGCCGTACGGGAAGCCGGTGGCCGCGTGGTCAAGGCGGAAGATGCCGATCTCGCGCGGATGGCCGGGTCCGAGGGGCGTCATCAGGGAATTATCGCGACGGTGCGGGAGTACAGTTATGCACCGCTGGAGCAATTGCTCGAGCAAAAGCCCGATCCGCTGCTCATTGTCGATGGCGTGACGGATCCGCGCAACCTGGGCGCGATCATGCGCTCGGCGGAGTGCGCCGGAGTGCGCGGAATCGTCCTGGCTCGCGATCGCACCAGCGGCGTGACCCCAGCCGCGGTCAAGGCCTCGGCGGGTGCCTGGATTCATCTGCAGATCGCGCGCTGCGGTAATGTCGCGCAGACGCTCGAAGCGCTCAAGGCGCAGGGTTACTGGGTGGTGGCGCTGGCGCCCCACGGCGATACGCCGCTGTACGAAGTGGACGTCACGCGGCGGCTCGCGATCGTGCTGGGTTCGGAGGATCGCGGGGTGCGCGAAATCGTCAAGAGCAACGCCGATTTCGTCGTCAGTATCCCGATGCGGGGCCGGGTCGGCTCGCTCAACGTCTCGGTCGCGGCGGCGGTGACCCTGTTCGAGATCGGACGGCGGCGGGATCGCGGTGACGCAGGTGGGGGCGATGCAAGCGCCTCAGACGCCGCATCCGGCATATAA
- a CDS encoding PaaI family thioesterase, which translates to MDALETLREQNLPFAKLLGIELTFASPERVAAQMRVREDLCTIPAVLHGGALMALADMLGACATVLNLTGGAGTTTIESKTNFLAPAPVGTTVTAECVAIHRGKRTMVWQTRISGQNGRLLGIVTQTQMVLEPQPA; encoded by the coding sequence ATGGATGCGTTAGAAACGCTGCGCGAGCAGAATTTGCCGTTTGCGAAGCTGCTCGGGATTGAGCTGACCTTCGCGAGTCCTGAGCGCGTTGCTGCGCAGATGCGCGTGCGGGAAGACCTCTGCACGATTCCGGCAGTGCTGCATGGTGGCGCACTGATGGCGCTGGCGGATATGCTGGGCGCCTGCGCGACCGTGCTGAATTTGACCGGTGGCGCAGGAACGACGACGATCGAATCGAAGACCAATTTTCTGGCGCCGGCGCCGGTCGGAACGACGGTTACTGCGGAATGCGTCGCGATCCATCGTGGCAAGCGCACGATGGTCTGGCAGACGCGGATTAGCGGTCAGAACGGCCGGCTGCTCGGGATCGTGACCCAAACTCAGATGGTGCTGGAACCGCAGCCAGCTTAA
- a CDS encoding CoA transferase, with product MPTNGPKHVLDGYKALDFTQFVAGPTVTKLMTEMGAEVIKVELAPDGDRSRGMPFVKDQRSGYFVQQNRGKQSLCLDARNEEGKKIIRDLIPKMDVLVENFAPGVIARMGFGYETVRQLNPKIIMCSVSTFGQQGPLSQDTGYDFMGQAYAGVTSLSGEEGGAHFPPMLAIGDVSTGVHGLAAIACALLHRERTGEGQHLDISLVDAYFHFHDIWVQSISASGGAAKPVRTGLHYSILAPAGMFKAREGYIFVFAWLDHHWAKLCELMGCPELARDPRFVDVANRVKNRSEIIVVIEKWLQSFPNDQAAVEVLRAARLPSAPVLSVEQAMRHPHLVERQTVQTVHDRVLGEFQIPGFPLRFSAFPQRLELEAPFLGEHNGTILTSYLDYSPEEVNRLEREGVLRHLPR from the coding sequence ATGCCGACGAATGGGCCGAAGCACGTGCTCGACGGCTACAAGGCGCTGGACTTTACCCAGTTTGTGGCCGGCCCGACGGTCACCAAGCTGATGACCGAGATGGGCGCCGAGGTAATCAAGGTCGAGCTGGCGCCCGACGGCGATCGCTCGCGCGGGATGCCCTTTGTGAAAGATCAACGCAGCGGCTACTTCGTGCAACAGAATCGCGGCAAGCAGAGCCTCTGTCTCGATGCCCGTAACGAGGAAGGGAAGAAGATCATTCGCGACCTGATTCCCAAGATGGATGTGCTGGTCGAGAACTTCGCGCCGGGCGTGATCGCGCGGATGGGCTTCGGCTACGAAACCGTGCGCCAACTGAATCCGAAAATCATCATGTGCTCAGTCTCGACCTTCGGGCAGCAGGGGCCGTTGTCCCAGGACACCGGCTACGATTTCATGGGGCAGGCGTATGCGGGCGTGACGTCGCTCAGCGGGGAGGAGGGCGGAGCGCACTTTCCGCCGATGCTCGCGATCGGCGACGTCTCGACGGGAGTGCATGGGCTGGCGGCGATCGCGTGCGCGTTGTTGCATCGCGAGCGCACCGGCGAGGGGCAGCATCTGGATATTTCGCTGGTGGATGCTTATTTTCACTTTCATGACATCTGGGTGCAGTCGATTAGCGCGAGCGGCGGCGCGGCCAAGCCGGTCCGCACGGGGCTGCATTATTCGATTCTGGCGCCGGCCGGGATGTTCAAGGCGCGCGAGGGCTATATTTTTGTCTTTGCCTGGCTGGACCATCATTGGGCCAAGCTGTGCGAGCTGATGGGCTGTCCGGAGCTGGCGCGCGACCCGCGCTTTGTCGACGTCGCGAATCGAGTAAAGAATCGCAGCGAAATCATCGTGGTGATAGAGAAATGGCTGCAGTCCTTCCCTAATGATCAGGCGGCGGTCGAGGTGTTGCGTGCGGCGCGGCTGCCGTCGGCGCCGGTGCTGAGCGTCGAGCAGGCGATGCGTCATCCCCATCTGGTCGAGCGGCAAACCGTGCAGACGGTGCACGATCGGGTGCTTGGCGAGTTTCAGATTCCCGGTTTTCCGCTGCGGTTTTCCGCTTTTCCACAGCGGCTCGAACTGGAAGCGCCCTTTCTGGGCGAGCATAACGGCACGATTCTGACGTCGTACCTCGACTACTCTCCCGAAGAGGTGAACCGGCTCGAACGCGAGGGCGTGTTGCGCCACCTGCCGCGCTAG
- a CDS encoding aromatic-ring-hydroxylating dioxygenase subunit beta, producing MSDLHDQIESFLFREARLMDEHRYDDWLALWSLEDATYWIPANADDIDPARNVSIVYDRGGQLRNRVRRFNETLWLKERAPRLKRIVGNILIDRENGGEVSVSSNFILTELHRGAQILWAGSTLHLLTASADGFRIKSKKVILLNNNEPLPNMLFLF from the coding sequence ATGAGCGATCTTCACGACCAAATCGAGAGCTTCCTGTTTCGCGAGGCGCGCCTGATGGACGAGCATCGTTACGACGACTGGCTCGCGCTGTGGTCGCTCGAAGACGCCACCTATTGGATTCCCGCCAACGCCGACGACATCGATCCGGCGCGCAACGTCTCGATCGTTTACGACCGCGGCGGCCAACTCCGCAACCGCGTCCGGCGTTTCAACGAGACCCTCTGGCTCAAGGAGCGCGCCCCGCGCCTCAAACGCATCGTCGGCAACATTCTGATCGATCGTGAGAATGGCGGCGAGGTCTCTGTGAGCTCAAACTTCATCCTCACCGAGCTGCATCGCGGCGCACAGATCCTCTGGGCGGGCAGCACGCTTCATCTTCTGACCGCCTCCGCTGACGGCTTCCGCATCAAGTCGAAGAAAGTTATCCTGCTCAACAACAACGAGCCGCTCCCAAACATGCTCTTTTTATTTTAG
- a CDS encoding FkbM family methyltransferase, which translates to MNRFKTGTITILSGLLPDRVKRSLFHLSFHLANAEFEKFAHDFAFAPSMELGLRAMAARGFAPQTIVDVGAFEGDWSRLAKRVWPAASLRMVEPNLEKQARLGAVAKDLDAALLCELLGADDGQQVQFHLMESGSSIMSERSPLPRTVEQRELRRLDSLFPELARPGLLKIDAQGYELEILKGAGAILPAFEAILVEIAIIEINVGAPLLHDVVAFMKSLGFIAYDILEIHRRPLDQALNQIDLIFVREQSSLVADKRHFA; encoded by the coding sequence ATGAATCGATTCAAGACTGGAACTATCACCATACTGAGCGGGCTTTTACCCGATCGCGTCAAAAGGTCCCTCTTTCACCTGTCGTTTCATCTGGCCAACGCGGAATTCGAGAAATTTGCCCATGACTTCGCCTTTGCTCCCAGCATGGAACTAGGCCTCCGCGCGATGGCGGCGCGGGGTTTTGCGCCACAGACCATCGTCGACGTCGGCGCTTTTGAAGGCGATTGGAGCAGGCTGGCCAAGCGCGTTTGGCCAGCTGCCAGCTTGCGGATGGTCGAACCCAACCTGGAGAAGCAAGCACGGCTCGGCGCCGTCGCCAAAGACCTCGACGCAGCCTTGCTATGCGAACTCCTGGGCGCTGACGACGGCCAACAGGTTCAATTCCATCTGATGGAATCCGGTTCATCGATCATGAGCGAACGCAGTCCGTTGCCGCGAACCGTTGAGCAGCGGGAATTGCGCAGGCTCGACTCGTTGTTCCCGGAGCTGGCGCGGCCGGGGCTGCTCAAGATCGACGCGCAAGGCTATGAGCTCGAGATCCTGAAGGGCGCAGGGGCGATTCTGCCGGCTTTCGAGGCCATACTGGTCGAGATCGCAATCATCGAAATCAATGTCGGCGCCCCGCTGCTGCACGACGTAGTTGCATTCATGAAAAGCCTCGGCTTTATCGCCTATGATATTCTCGAGATTCACCGCCGCCCGCTCGACCAGGCGCTCAATCAAATCGACCTCATTTTCGTCCGTGAACAGTCCAGCTTGGTCGCCGACAAACGGCATTTCGCCTGA
- a CDS encoding aromatic ring-hydroxylating dioxygenase subunit alpha, which yields MATMPDTRIDPQSQYQIAYDDLIRNDRINGRVYYDRAIFHDELDKIWHREWVYVAHASEIPEPGDYVVRAIGTQPVIVSRDEDGAIHLMLNRCMHRGNTVCQSERGNAHAFRCAYHGWTYNNRGELVGVPYAGGYDVSFRKEDYRLATVPRVDQYRGLIFASLAATGPSLEDHLGAARRLIDQFVNLSPAGEIILRSGVLKHSYKGNWKMALENSVDGYHPNILHHAAMVMMMKGKNDMEAVFGERSEALARDHGHGVEQLDLNPVQTRNGGRVVPPGWSPQAFSDYRAAMVARHGEARADQIIAEGPPHFCIFPNLIFILNQFRVIQPVSVDETVVYYYPTLLKDAPDEINQRRLAETYLIHGPAGRVAPDDFEAYERNQAGFAARVNEWLVLRRGLHREVRENGGTAGHETDETTQRGIWRHYRDVMSR from the coding sequence ATGGCGACGATGCCTGATACGCGAATCGATCCGCAAAGCCAATACCAAATCGCTTACGATGATCTGATCCGCAACGATCGCATCAACGGACGCGTCTATTACGACCGTGCGATCTTCCACGACGAGCTCGACAAAATCTGGCATCGCGAGTGGGTTTACGTCGCTCATGCGAGCGAAATTCCCGAGCCTGGCGACTACGTCGTGCGCGCTATCGGTACGCAGCCCGTAATCGTCTCGCGCGACGAGGACGGCGCGATTCATCTGATGCTCAACCGCTGCATGCATCGCGGCAACACCGTCTGTCAGAGCGAGCGCGGCAACGCCCACGCCTTCCGCTGCGCCTATCACGGCTGGACCTACAACAATCGCGGCGAGCTGGTCGGCGTGCCCTACGCCGGTGGTTACGACGTCTCGTTTCGCAAGGAGGACTACCGGCTCGCGACGGTTCCACGTGTCGATCAGTATCGCGGTCTCATCTTCGCGAGCCTGGCGGCGACCGGCCCTTCGCTCGAGGATCATCTCGGCGCCGCGCGCCGCCTCATCGATCAGTTCGTCAACCTCTCACCCGCCGGCGAGATCATTTTGCGCTCCGGCGTCCTCAAGCATTCGTACAAGGGCAACTGGAAGATGGCCCTCGAGAACTCCGTCGATGGCTATCACCCCAACATCCTCCATCACGCCGCGATGGTCATGATGATGAAGGGTAAGAACGACATGGAGGCGGTCTTTGGCGAGCGCAGTGAGGCGCTCGCCCGCGACCACGGCCACGGCGTTGAGCAGCTCGATCTCAATCCGGTGCAAACCCGCAACGGCGGACGCGTCGTGCCCCCCGGATGGAGTCCGCAGGCTTTCAGCGATTATCGCGCCGCGATGGTCGCGCGCCATGGCGAGGCCCGCGCCGATCAAATCATCGCCGAAGGACCGCCGCATTTCTGTATCTTTCCGAATCTGATTTTCATCCTGAATCAATTCCGCGTAATTCAACCGGTCAGCGTTGACGAAACCGTCGTGTACTACTATCCGACTCTGCTTAAGGACGCGCCGGACGAGATCAATCAGCGCCGCCTCGCCGAGACCTATCTCATCCATGGACCCGCCGGGCGGGTCGCGCCCGACGACTTCGAGGCCTACGAGCGCAATCAGGCGGGCTTCGCCGCGCGCGTCAACGAATGGCTGGTGCTGCGCCGCGGACTCCATCGCGAGGTCCGCGAAAACGGTGGCACTGCCGGCCACGAAACCGACGAAACCACGCAGCGCGGCATCTGGCGCCACTACCGCGACGTCATGTCCCGCTAG